A genomic region of Acipenser ruthenus chromosome 9, fAciRut3.2 maternal haplotype, whole genome shotgun sequence contains the following coding sequences:
- the LOC117405559 gene encoding tumor necrosis factor ligand superfamily member 13B-like has translation MIANKDKSTFQKGENTAIPWLPGLKRGTALEEQTNTIIVKETGYFFVYSQVYYKDKIYAMGHIIVRKKASIVGDELQNVNLFRCIQNMNEDFPFNTCYTAGIAKLEEGDSIELLIPRQSAVVSLDGDSTFFGAIKLV, from the exons ATGATCGCAAACAAAGATAAAAGCACCTTCCAAAAAG GTGAAAATACAGCTATCCCTTGGCTTCCAGGTCTTAAAAGAGGCACTGCCCTGGAAGAGCAAACCAATACAATAATTGTTAAAGAAACAGGTTACTTTTTTGTGTACAGCCAG gtTTATTATAAGGATAAAATCTATGCAATGGGGCACATAATAGTAAGGAAAAAGGCAAGCATAGTTGGAGATGAACTGCAAAATGTAAATTTATTCCGATGTATCCAAAATATGAATGAAGATTTTCCTTTCAATACCTGCTATACAGCtg gGATTGCAAAACTGGAAGAAGGAGATAGTATTGAACTCCTCATACCTCGGCAGTCAGCAGTGGTATCTCTGGATGGGGATTCAACATTCTTTGGCGCTATAAAGCTTGTATGA
- the LOC117405336 gene encoding protein ABHD13-like: MEKSWRLWTIAQKWLLNLASWSWGLCRISLLALILTFHLYGGFMLLALILASVAGILYKFQDVLLYFPDQPSSSRLYVPVPTGIPHENIFVKTKDGVRLNLILLRYTGDNPAFSPTVIYFHGNAGNIGHRIPNALLMLVNLKVNVILVDYRGYGKSESEASEDGLYLDSEAVLDYVMTRPDIDKTKIILFGRSLGGAVAVHLASENPHRISAIMVENTFLSIPHMASTLFSFFPMKYLPLWCYKNKFLSYKKIAQCRMPSLFISGLSDQLIPPVMMKQLYELSPSRTKRFAIFPDGTHNDTWQCQGYFTAIEQFIKELIKNNSHEETTIAMSNVTII, encoded by the coding sequence atggaAAAGTCATGGAGGTTGTGGACCATTGCTCAAAAGTGGTTGTTAAATTTGGCATCGTGGTCCTGGGGGCTGTGCCGCATCTCACTGCTGGCTCTGATATTAACTTTTCATCTGTACGGTGGCTTTATGTTACTTGCACTGATACTTGCTTCAGTAGCAGGTATATTGTACAAATTCCAAGATGTGCTGCTGTATTTTCCCGATCAGCCTTCCTCTTCTCGCTTGTATGTTCCTGTGCCTACTGGGATCCCACATGAAAACATCTTTGTAAAAACCAAAGACGGTGTACGTCTTAATCTCATTCTGCTTAGATACACTGGTGACAATCCAGCATTTTCACCCACCGTTATCTACTTCCATGGGAATGCTGGCAACATTGGTCACCGGATACCCAATGCACTGTTAATGCTGGTCAACTTGAAGGTGAACGTAATACTGGTTGATTACAGAGGTTATGGCAAAAGTGAAAGTGAAGCAAGTGAAGATGGGCTGTATTTAGATTCCGAAGCTGTGCTGGACTATGTCATGACCAGACCAGACATAGATAAAACTAAAATCATTCTGTTTGGCCGCTCATTAGGAGGAGCAGTAGCTGTCCATCTGGCATCTGAAAATCCTCATCGGATCTCTGCCATAATGGtagaaaatacatttctcagcatCCCCCACATGGccagtactttgttttctttctttccaaTGAAATATCTTCCACTCTGGTGCTACAAAAACAAATTCCTGTCCTACAAGAAAATTGCACAATGCAGGATGCCTTCGCTTTTCATCTCCGGACTGTCTGACCAGCTCATTCCACCAGTCATGATGAAGCAGCTGTATGAACTTTCTCCTTCCCGGACTAAGAGGTTTGCCATATTTCCAGATGGCACTCACAACGACACCTGGCAGTGCCAAGGATACTTCACAGCCATTGAACAATTCATTAAAGAACTTATAAAAAACAATTCTCATGAAGAAACAACGATAGCAATGTCAAATGTAACAATTATATGA
- the lig4 gene encoding DNA ligase 4: MAAAVQSVSSPQTTVASQVPFAHLCSTLEKIQKARPRPEKTKHFKDFLDSWRKFHEALHVNAPNTTDSFYPAMRLILPQLERERMAYGIKENMLAKLYIEVLGLPKDGGDANKLLNYRAPTTSQGDAGDFAVVAYFVLKTRCPAQGNLTIQQVNDFLDSVANNNASKRKDLVKKSLLQLIAQSSALEQKWLIRMILKDMKLGISKETVLQMFHADATELHNVTTDLEKVCRQLHDPSVSLSDVSIGLFSAFKPMLAGVANIKRIEKQMNNQSFYIETKLDGERMQLHKDGDVYKYYSRNGYEYTQQFGTSPLEGSLTPFIHNVFKVNIVNCILDGEMMAYNPTTQTFMQKGNKFDIKRMVDDSELQTCFCVFDVLLVNGQKLAHETLRKRYETLQTVFTPIEGRIHIVPKIDARTNQEVVNALNEAIDNREEGIMVKDPMSIYKPDKRGEGWLKIKPEYVDGLMDELDILIVGGYWGKGLRGGMMSHFLCALAENPPPGEKPSVFHSFCRIGSGYTMKELYDLGLKLANHWKPYHKKNPPASILCGTEKPEVYIDPCNSVIVQVKAAEIVDSDMYKTECTLRFPRIEKIRDDKEWYECMTLKDLDSFRDKASGKLASRHIHLSDDLPEKKKRKLAPKPRKVIGVIDHFKPQDLSSVTKVTDIFEDVEFCVISGNEDHSKAELEKGIAECGGVVVQNPGKETYCIIAGIENMRVKNLISANQYDVVQINWLLECLKRKECMPWQPSHMIHMSPSTKQHFAKEYDCFGDSYYADTDKEQLKEVFRRINKTEAKIPLVAIADIEQRFSWDEVPTSMFRQYQVYVDCYSVIGDLGSLICGTSLEIRALELRFYGANVVSKLVEGVSHVVIGDQARVLELKALRRKFAVKFKIVSELWVVESVSEGHLLNDNDYLV, from the coding sequence ATGGCTGCAGCAGTGCAATCAGTGTCCTCGCCTCAGACTACAGTCGCATCTCAAGTTCCTTTTGCTCACCTGTGTTCAACTTTAGAAAAAATACAGAAAGCCAGACCAAgaccagagaaaacaaaacattttaaagactttCTGGATTCTTGGAGAAAGTTCCATGAGGCTCTTCATGTGAATGCTCCAAATACCACAGACTCATTCTACCCAGCAATGCGTCTCATTCTCCCCCAATTAGAAAGGGAGAGAATGGCATATGGGATCAAGGAAAATATGCTTGCTAAGCTTTACATAGAAGTTTTAGGTCTACCAAAAGATGGAGGGGATGCAAACAAGCTTCTGAACTATAGAGCTCCTACAACCTCACAGGGAGACGCTGGGGACTTTGCTGTTGTTGCGTACTTTGTTCTTAAGACCAGGTGCCCAGCTCAAGGAAACTTAACAATACAGCAGGTCAATGATTTCTTGGATTCTGTTGCCAATAATAATGCTAGCAAAAGAAAAGACTTAGTAAAAAAGAGCTTGCTACAGCTAATAGCTCAGAGTTCTGCCCTGGAGCAAAAGTGGCTAATCCGTATGATTCTTAAAGACATGAAATTGGGCATTAGTAAAGAAACTGTGCTTCAGATGTTTCATGCAGATGCAACTGAATTACACAATGTGACCACAGATCTAGAAAAGGTATGCAGACAACTTCATGACCCATCAGTTTCTCTCAGTGATGTCTCTATTGGGCTTTTCTCAGCATTTAAGCCCATGCTGGCTGGTGTTGCAAACATAAAGCGAATTGAAAAGCAAATGAATAACCAGAGTTTCTACATTGAAACAAAGCTTGACGGTGAGCGCATGCAGTTGCACAAAGACGGGGATGTATATAAATATTACTCCCGCAATGGGTATGAGTATACGCAGCAATTTGGAACCTCTCCATTGGAAGGTTCTTTAACTCCATTTATCCATAATGTCTTCAAGGTCAATATTGTAAACTGCATTTTAGATGGTGAGATGATGGCTTATAATCCCACTACTCAGACCTTCATGCAAAAAGGCAACAAGTTTGACATAAAAAGAATGGTTGATGATTCAGAATTGCAAACCTGTTTTTGCGTGTTTGATGTGCTGTTGGTAAATGGCCAGAAACTGGCCCATGAGACACTCCGAAAACGATACGAGACCCTTCAGACCGTCTTTACTCCCATAGAGGGCAGGATACATATTGTACCCAAAATTGACGCAAGGACTAATCAGGAAGTTGTTAACGCCCTGAATGAAGCAATTGACAACCGAGAGGAAGGAATCATGGTTAAGGACCCCATGTCTATTTACAAACCAGATAAGCGTGGGGAAGGGTGGCTGAAAATTAAACCAGAGTATGTAGATGGTTTGATGGATGAACTTGACATCTTGATTGTTGGGGGATATTGGGGGAAGGGCTTACGAGGTGGAATGATGTCCCATTTTTTGTGTGCTCTAGCCGAAAACCCTCCACCTGGAGAAAAGCCGTCAGTGTTTCACTCTTTTTGCCGTATTGGTTCAGGATACACTATGAAGGAGCTTTACGACCTTGGCTTAAAACTGGCAAATCACTGGAAACCCTACCACAAGAAAAACCCTCCAGCTTCTATTTTATGTGGTACTGAAAAGCCAGAGGTGTACATTGATCCGTGCAATTCTGTGATCGTTCAGGTAAAGGCTGCCGAAATTGTTGATAGTGATATGTATAAAACCGAGTGCACTCTGCGTTTTCCAAGAATAGAAAAAATAAGGGATGACAAGGAGTGGTACGAGTGCATGACCCTGAAAGATTTGGACAGTTTTCGTGATAAAGCCTCAGGAAAGCTGGCATCCAGGCATATTCATTTGAGTGATGACCTACcagaaaagaagaaaaggaaaCTTGCACCCAAACCAAGGAAAGTGATTGGTGTAATTGATCATTTCAAGCCCCAGGACCTTTCCAGTGTCACCAAAGTTACTGACATATTTGAGGATGTTGAGTTTTGCGTCATAAGTGGAAATGAGGATCATTCAAAAGCAGAGCTTGAAAAAGGAATTGCTGAATGCGGTGGGGTTGTTGTCCAAAACCCTGGGAAAGAAACATACTGCATTATTGCTGGCATAGAAAACATGAGGGTGAAAAATCTTATCTCTGCAAATCAGTATGATGTTGTACAAATCAACTGGCTTTTGGAGTGTCTGAAAAGGAAGGAGTGCATGCCGTGGCAACCCAGTCACATGATCCATATGTCCCCGTCTACAAAGCAGCACTTTGCAAAAGAATATGATTGCTTCGGGGACAGTTATTATGCAGACACTGACAAAGAGCAATTAAAGGAAGTATTTAGGAGGATTAATAAGACAGAAGCGAAGATACCTTTGGTTGCCATTGCAGATATAGAACAGAGATTTTCATGGGATGAAGTGCCAACAAGCATGTTCAGACAGTACCAAGTTTATGTTGATTGTTATTCTGTCATTGGTGATCTTGGAAGCTTAATCTGTGGAACAAGTTTGGAAATAAGGGCTCTTGAGCTCAGATTTTATGGGGCTAATGTTGTCTCCAAGCTTGTGGAAGGAGTTTCACACGTTGTCATTGGTGATCAAGCCCGTGTTCTCGAGCTGAAGGCTCTGAGGAGAAAGTTTGCTGTGAAGTTTAAGATAGTGTCAGAATTATGGGTTGTGGAATCAGTAAGTGAAGGACATTTGTTGAATGACAATGATTACTTAGTTTAA